From Oscillatoria sp. FACHB-1407, one genomic window encodes:
- a CDS encoding IS110 family transposase: MKILGIDLGKYKSVACLLNTEANSTLFFTFYTRPDEFKKLLSQTQPELVVIEACAVTGWSHDLCVEQGFKVLVANPSQEAWNWKHVKRKTDKDDALKLAKLAALGQIVPVYVPSPESRQYRQLVKYRKRLVGQVTRTQNQIRALFVHQGIAIPSGNKAWTAAGLSQLGEYRKPLAQCDHLMLWQGQLDLALTALDRLWEELHQVDTQLTQLAKSDERVQLLESIPGVGRRTAEVVVAFIDDPKRFKSARQVSAYAGMVPRQHQSGETDRMGKITRRGPRVLRAALVEAAWAMLRYNSWALALYNRICGGQKTRKKQAIIAVARKLLVRCWVLLRKQEKWDGAKAYISKAAA, encoded by the coding sequence ATGAAGATTCTAGGCATTGATTTAGGCAAATACAAGTCTGTAGCCTGCTTGCTCAATACTGAAGCCAATTCCACTTTGTTCTTCACCTTCTACACTCGACCGGATGAATTCAAAAAACTCCTATCCCAAACACAGCCTGAATTAGTTGTCATCGAAGCTTGTGCAGTCACAGGTTGGAGCCACGATTTATGTGTTGAGCAAGGATTTAAGGTTCTGGTCGCCAATCCTAGCCAGGAAGCCTGGAACTGGAAGCACGTCAAACGCAAAACCGATAAGGATGATGCACTGAAACTTGCCAAACTAGCGGCGTTAGGACAGATTGTGCCTGTTTATGTGCCATCCCCTGAGTCTCGGCAGTATCGCCAGTTGGTCAAATATCGCAAGCGGTTGGTAGGACAGGTAACGCGCACGCAAAATCAGATTCGAGCCCTGTTTGTCCATCAAGGGATTGCCATTCCTAGTGGCAACAAAGCTTGGACAGCCGCAGGCTTGAGTCAACTGGGAGAGTATCGAAAACCCTTAGCCCAATGCGATCACCTAATGCTATGGCAAGGGCAGCTAGATTTAGCATTAACGGCGCTAGATCGGTTGTGGGAAGAGCTTCATCAGGTGGACACGCAGTTAACGCAATTGGCGAAGTCTGATGAACGAGTCCAGCTATTGGAAAGCATTCCAGGGGTCGGGCGGCGGACAGCGGAAGTGGTGGTTGCCTTTATTGATGATCCAAAGCGATTTAAGAGTGCAAGACAGGTGAGTGCTTATGCAGGCATGGTACCGAGACAGCACCAATCTGGGGAAACTGACCGGATGGGCAAGATTACTAGACGTGGACCCAGGGTACTACGGGCGGCATTAGTCGAGGCAGCTTGGGCGATGCTGCGTTATAACAGTTGGGCATTGGCGTTGTACAACCGCATTTGTGGTGGACAGAAGACCCGCAAGAAACAAGCCATTATTGCAGTTGCTCGGAAGTTGTTAGTGCGTTGCTGGGTGTTGTTACGCAAACAGGAGAAGTGGGATGGAGCAAAAGCTTATATCTCTAAAGCAGCAGCCTAA